The following proteins are encoded in a genomic region of Bernardetia sp. MNP-M8:
- a CDS encoding M3 family metallopeptidase: protein MIKQATKQFLFLLLTLSAFTACKQEVKKEDTETKEEATTENLLLQKWTGDYGGVPAFDKMKLEDIKPAMIKGMEMNLADIEKIANNPEPATFENTIEEMERAGKELDRAFNYYGIWSSNMSSPEFRAIDEELSPKFSEFSSKISQNEKLFQRIKTVYDNSQTTPLEADKQRVLELTYKGFEMNGAELSPEKKERYAAIDKELSTLYTKFSNNVLHDEEGYITYIDENQLGGLSEGFIKSAAKIAADNGQEGKYAITNTRSSMDPFLTYSTERDLREKVWKNYYSRGDNGDDYDNNKIIAEILKLRRERVELLGYKNFAEWRLQDRMAKTPENAMNLMETVWKASIARVDEEVKDMQAVANKNGDKITIEPWDYRYYAEKVRQDKYNLDSDEVKQYLQLDKLTEAMHYVAGRLFNFKFTPVPEGSVPVFHEDVKVWEVTDKDTGENIGLWYLDPYARQGKRSGAWATSYRSHTTFDGNKNVLASNNSNFVKPAPNQPLLVSWDDATTFFHEFGHALHALSSNVKYPTLNGGVRDYTEFQSQLLERWLSTDEVINNYLVHNKTGQPMPKELVAKIKKASTFNQGFSTTEYLASAIMDMKFHLADPENIDVDKFEKETLEELGMPKQLVMRHRTPHFGHVFSGEGYATAYYGYMWADVLTADAAEAFAEAPDGFYDKEMADKLVKYLFAPRNAIDPAEAYKSFRGREANMEALMRDRGFPVPK, encoded by the coding sequence AGCAACAAAACAATTTCTATTTTTACTACTTACTTTATCTGCTTTTACAGCGTGTAAACAAGAAGTAAAAAAAGAAGATACAGAAACAAAAGAAGAAGCAACAACAGAAAATCTATTATTACAAAAATGGACAGGCGATTATGGTGGTGTTCCTGCTTTTGATAAGATGAAATTGGAAGACATTAAGCCTGCTATGATTAAGGGAATGGAAATGAATTTGGCTGATATTGAAAAAATAGCCAACAATCCAGAACCTGCTACTTTCGAAAATACGATTGAAGAAATGGAACGTGCAGGAAAAGAACTAGATAGAGCTTTCAATTATTATGGAATTTGGAGTAGTAACATGTCTTCACCAGAATTTAGAGCAATTGATGAAGAATTATCACCTAAGTTTTCAGAGTTTAGTTCTAAAATCTCTCAAAACGAAAAATTATTTCAACGCATCAAAACAGTTTACGATAATTCTCAAACTACTCCTTTAGAAGCAGACAAACAACGAGTTTTAGAGCTAACTTATAAAGGTTTTGAAATGAATGGAGCAGAACTTAGTCCAGAGAAAAAAGAAAGATATGCAGCTATTGACAAAGAACTTTCTACACTTTACACTAAGTTTTCGAATAATGTTTTGCACGATGAAGAAGGTTATATTACTTATATTGATGAAAATCAATTGGGAGGTTTATCAGAAGGTTTTATCAAATCGGCTGCAAAAATTGCTGCTGATAATGGACAAGAAGGAAAATATGCCATCACAAATACTCGCTCTTCAATGGATCCTTTCTTGACATATTCTACTGAAAGAGATTTGCGTGAAAAGGTTTGGAAAAATTATTATTCAAGAGGAGATAATGGTGATGACTACGACAACAATAAAATTATTGCAGAAATTTTAAAATTACGTAGAGAGCGTGTTGAGCTTTTGGGTTATAAAAACTTTGCAGAATGGCGTTTGCAAGACCGTATGGCAAAAACTCCTGAAAATGCAATGAATTTGATGGAAACAGTTTGGAAGGCATCTATTGCTAGAGTGGATGAAGAAGTAAAAGATATGCAAGCTGTAGCCAATAAAAACGGAGACAAAATTACTATTGAACCTTGGGATTATCGTTATTATGCTGAAAAAGTAAGACAAGATAAATATAATTTGGATTCAGACGAAGTAAAACAATATTTACAACTTGACAAACTTACTGAAGCAATGCACTATGTAGCAGGTCGTTTGTTTAATTTCAAATTTACGCCAGTTCCTGAAGGTTCTGTTCCTGTTTTTCATGAAGATGTGAAAGTTTGGGAAGTAACTGACAAAGACACAGGCGAGAATATCGGACTTTGGTATCTTGATCCGTATGCTAGACAAGGAAAGCGTTCGGGAGCATGGGCAACAAGTTATAGAAGTCATACAACCTTTGATGGAAATAAAAATGTTTTGGCTTCCAACAATTCAAATTTTGTAAAACCTGCACCAAATCAACCTCTTTTAGTTTCTTGGGATGATGCAACTACATTTTTTCATGAGTTTGGTCATGCACTTCATGCTCTTTCGTCAAATGTAAAATATCCAACTTTGAATGGTGGTGTTAGAGATTATACAGAATTTCAATCACAGCTTTTAGAGCGTTGGTTATCTACTGACGAAGTTATTAATAACTATTTGGTTCATAATAAAACTGGTCAGCCAATGCCAAAAGAGTTAGTTGCCAAAATCAAGAAAGCATCTACTTTCAATCAAGGTTTTTCTACAACTGAATATTTGGCTTCTGCTATCATGGATATGAAATTCCACCTTGCAGATCCAGAGAATATTGATGTAGATAAGTTTGAAAAAGAAACATTGGAAGAATTAGGAATGCCAAAACAATTAGTGATGCGCCACAGAACGCCACATTTTGGACACGTTTTTTCAGGAGAAGGCTATGCAACAGCATATTACGGCTATATGTGGGCTGATGTTTTGACGGCTGATGCTGCCGAAGCATTTGCAGAAGCTCCAGACGGTTTTTATGACAAAGAAATGGCTGATAAATTAGTAAAATATTTGTTTGCACCGAGAAATGCCATAGACCCAGCCGAAGCCTACAAGTCATTTAGAGGACGTGAAGCAAATATGGAAGCTCTGATGAGAGATAGAGGTTTTCCTGTGCCTAAATAG